GATTCAGCTGGCGATAATCTGCGTTGGGAATTGCTTCGGCGATCGGGTTACGGTTAGCAGCGGGCATGAAACTTTGCTTTAGGTCACGGACAGGTATTCTATCTTAACGGCAATGACGCTGAAACTAAACAATGATGGGCTTCGACTCTCCTCCCAAATCACTAAAATTTCAGGGCTCGTAAATTTGGGTACTGCGTGCAACTAAGGAAGAAAATGTATTCAATCAAAAGACCAATGGCCATTGATTTATTTGCCGGGGCAGGGGGCCTCAGCCTAGGTTTAGAACAGGCAGGTTTTGATGTGGTCGCCGCCGTAGAAATCGACCCAATTCATGCCTGTGTACATCAATATAATTTTCCCCAGTGCCATGTGTTAGCACAACCCATCGAAAAAGTATCTGGCAAAGATATTCGTACCCTGGTCGGTTTGACGTCGGAACAATCGATTGAATTAGTAGCAGGTGGCGCTCCTTGTCAGGGTTTTTCCTTGATTGGACAACGTCTTTTAGATGACCCAAGAAATCATTTGGTTAAAGAATATCTCCGGTTGATCAAAGAATTAGAACCGACCTATTTTTTGTTTGAAAATGTTAAAGGTTTAACCGCGGGAAAACATCGACAATTTCTCGAAGAATTAATTCGAAGTTTAGAAACACTGGGTTATCGGGTTGTGCAACCCTGGCAAGTGCTTAATGCCAAATTTTTTGGTGTACCCCAGAGCCGGGAACGTTTATTTCTGATGGGGGCCAAAGAAGGAGAAGCACTACCGCATTATCCTGTCCCGACAACGTCCCAACCGATCACTTGTGGGGAAGCCTTGGGGGACTTGCCGGATGCCGAACTTTTTAGAGAGCTGATCGATAGTGATGAAGTCGATTTTATCTACCCACAGCCCCTGGGTAACTATGGGGCGATGCTCCGTTGCCTTTCCCGGGAGGCTTGGCAATGGGGCTATCAGCGGCAATGGGATCGCGAAAAATTAACCAATAGTATTCGGACAAACCATAGCGATCGCGCAAGGCAGCGTTTTTTAGAGACAGCGCCTGGAAGCATCGAGAAGGTCTCGCGTTTCCTGAAATTATCGCGCCATGGCATTGCAAATACCCTCAGGGCTGGGACAGATGCGGCGCGGGGTGCTTTTACCAGCCCTCGGCCAATACATTATCAGTTTCCTCGGTGTATTACTGTGCGCGAAATGGCGCGCTTGCATGGTTTCCCCGACTGGTTTCGCCTCCACCGAACGAAATGGCATGGGGCAAGGCAGATCGGGAATTCGGTACCGCCACCTTTGGCCTATGCGATCGCCAGCGCAATCATGGCTGCCTCGCGCTACACCCCGCAGCGACCCAATCAGGTGCTTACGTTGGGGGATCCGCAGCTACTAAAAACAACAATGTCTACGGCTTCTCATTACTGGGGCATAGAGCCACCGATCCAAAAACGTAACCGCAGAAATCGAGATCTGCCCGCCCACCGATCTGCTTAGGCGAGGTACTGGGCTAATTTTTCTTCAAGTTTGGCAACAGCCAGGCGGGGGGCAAATCGGGGTAATTCTTTTTCGATGCCATTTTCTAGGAGGCAAAGCACAGGAATTTCATACTGGTATCGCGCAAACCACTCGGAATTTGTGGTGATATCCCGCATCTCTAGTTGGTAGGGGAGGCTACTCACCTGGGCTAGTTTTTCGGCCAGACCTTCGCAGAGGTGACAGCCGGGTTTGCTATAAAAAATCAGGGTTTTCGGCATGGTCCAACAAAGCGGGAGGGGATCAAGATTTTTTTTGGAAAAAGGCGATCGCCACTACAAAAATGTTTTAGGAGAATCATTGATCTTGGCCAAAACAGTTTTTTGCCGCAGCGATCCATTCCCTGGGGAGATTGATTAGAACTGAGGCCGGGTAAACTCGTTGGTCACAAAACCGATCTCCAAAAGCTGCTGATAGGCTCTTTCCCCAAGATCACTTGTGGGTGTTTGGGAGCGGATCACCTGGATCAGCAGAGGCACGGCTAATTCTGGTTTTTCCTGAGCCCGGTGCACCAAAGCCAAGCGATAGGTGGCAGTATCGCGCATTTCCCCAGCGGCGATCGCTGCCCGACGTTCAGCATTGTGGACGGTGTTATCTAGGCCCTGAAAACTGTTGGCGAGATCGAGGTGGAAATTAGAAAGCTGGTTGTAGACCTGGCGAGCTTCCTGGAGTTTTGTTACGGCCACATCATAATCTTGGGCAGAAATGGCGGCGATCGCCTCATCCATCACTCTAGAAGCCCCAGCCATGCTGAGAATACTACTGCCTTGGAGGGGGCGGAGGTCACTGATGTTGTCTTGGATTGCTTCTGGCTGTGCTGAAACTGGCGGCATCATGGCCAAGGAACACCCCATTGCCAAACTAGCGAGTGGAATCAAACGATGGCTGTCAATAAATTTCATAGTGCTTCGTCAAGGTTTGTTTTGACACGATAACGGTACTGATTATGTTTTCCATCTCGATTCCCCAACGGGAACGGATATGGAGAGCTTTGGCCTATGGCAAGTCCAAGGGAGTACCACAGCAACAAGGTTTTATTCTACAACGGGGACATCCGGAACTTGGGCATCTACCCATGAGATCATCCCGGCGGCCCGGTCTGTTGCCGCTCTGATGTAGATCTTGCCAAGATTGTTCCAAGGCGACGGGCACCGGTGTTTTTTTGCCTCAGGGCGACCCAATTGTGACTGGACCAATGACCTGCTTGTGGCCATGAGTGCCTAGCGCCCGAAAATATATCGCTGACCTTCCAGTCACAAAAATAGATCCATGTCCATATTTAACGATGATTCTCGAGCGGAAAATTTTTTTCTTACTTGTTTAGCTTATTTCCTCTCTTTCCAGCCTTCACTTTTATGAAAATGCTTCAAGAATTTGCGGAAATCTCGCCTTAAAGATACGGTTTCTGGCATTTATAGATTCCCAAGAAAAAATCCATAATAAAAATGTCTCTGAAAAGTGCATAAATTTAGGAGGTTGCGTGATGTCATTAGTACGCTTTTCTCCCTTTTCTGAACTGGAAACTGTACAAACCCAAATGAACCGTTTCCTGGACGAACTGGCCGCCTGGCCAGGGGAACATCGCTTTCCCTGGCGTCCCTCGATTGAACTGTTGAATGGCGACAATATCCTCACCCTAAAAGCGGCGCTGCCAGGAATTACAGTAGAAGATATTGATGTACAGTTGACCCGCGAATCAGTTCATCTCACTGGCGAATATAAATATGAAACAGAACGAGAAGATGCTGGTTGCTACCATTCTGAATTCCGCTATGGCAAGTTTGAACGCACCGTTGCTCTTCCTGTCGCCATTGACCCCGAAAATGTTACAGCGGAATTTAAAGATGGCATTCTGACTCTCACAATGCCGAAAGCTTCACCGGTTACCCAAAAAACCGTAAAACTTCAATTGGGTAAATCTACAGCCGAAAAAGCTCCGGAAAAAGACTCTGAATAAAGCAGCTCATCAAGGGGGATTTAGAGAATCCTGACTAAAACAACTTACGACTTACTAAAAAAGAATTGTAAAGACTTTTCTGGTATCAGAAAAGTCTTTTTTTCTTGTATAAAGCATCATTGATCGACCTCAACATTGACATAATGTTTTTGAGACAAGTGTAGATTATAAAGTTTTCCTGCGAATTTTTGATCTATTGTTTTCCCCGATTTTAGGAGGCATAAAATAAAAGGTGTCACTGTTAGGGAAGTCAATGGTGGGACGTATAATTGCAGCCTCAAAAACAAAGATGCGCCAAATAGTCGGCCCTGGGAATGGAAGCTCTGCCGTTCAATCAATGCATAATTGGCAAGAGCCAATGGATATGTCCCTAGAAACAAATCAGGCGATCGCTACCGCTGACATGGAGCTATCGGGAGAACTAGAAGTCTTAGAGCAACAGATTTTTGATTTTTTTGCCCAGGAGCTTCAAGCAAAATCCTTAGGGGCGTTTTTATCGCTTTTTCAAGCCTTTTTCATTGACCATAACGAAGCCCAGCTTCCTGAACGCCTCAGGGAACTAGGGGCACAAATGATGCTTGAAAACCAGCACGCGGGGTTTATTCGAGTGCTCAAGCGATGTTGCTATTTATTCATCGAGGCTTGTTTCCTAGAGGATAAACCGGAGCAAATTCGGCAAATTGTTCAGTTGTTGATGCTCCCCCCAGAACAGACAGGAGCTGCCTCTGCCTCTATTACCCATGCACGGTTTCGGGACTGGCTGCGGGGATGTGTCCATAGTGGGGAATGCCGTGTGTTTAGAGCCCTCGCCCCCTCCAGTGAGACAAATCCCTATGCCTGGGGCGATCGCTACATTATGTTTACCCTGTTCGCCCAATCTATCGACCCAGATGTTTCCCCAGAACAGCAGCGGGCTTCGGGGATGCTTTATCAATTTTTTCGAGCCCGTTATCGCTTTCAATTGGCCATGTACCTGTCTACCCAGGGCAACATGACCCCCAGTGGCGTGGTCACAAAAAATCCCACCCTCATCGAAGACGTGACCTTAAATCTAATTCGTCGCCTGGTACTGAGAAAAAAGCCGAGTTATCCGGAGCTTGCAACCCAGTTCACTGCCCAGATAACAAACCAGACCCTCGCCAGTTGGCAGACCCAATTCATAGATTATCTATTTTCTGGAATGACTTCTCCTCGGCGCCTCAAATGGTTGCCGGAAAAATTTACGCAATATCTCAAACAACGCTATCCCCATGGGGAGATGATTCACCTCGAACCAGCGGTGGTGAACCATATTTCGATGAATCTCATTGATTACCTGCTTGATCCCAGTTGCCTACAAGATTTGTCTCACCCCCTGCCAGTATTGATGATTCAGCGGGAATATTTGACCCTCAGTATCCTGTTACTGAAGTTGGTGCTCTTGGCCCCAGAAAACCATGGCCGACTTTTGTGGCGCTTAAATATTCTCCTAGAGCAATATCGTGAACATCCGAAGGCGGAGTGTCAGTGGTTGAGAGGTTTTTTTGAAACGATTCAAGTGGTCTTAGTTTTGGTATTACCGAGCCCAAGATCTTGCCCCATGGTCACTGCCTCTGGGTTATAAACTTTGCTTGGTTTCTCTATCCAAAAGCTCGAAAACAAAGGACAATAGACAGGTTAGTTTGATGTAAATCTTGATTTCTATTTGTTATGAGCGACAATCGACGTAGCCGAGTGGTCACTGAAGGTCATCAGCGGAGTCCAAACCGGGCCATGCTCCGGGCAGTGGGCTTTGGGGATGATGATTTTACGAAACCCATTGTGGGTTTGGCGAATGGGTACAGCACGATTACGCCATGCAACATGGGGATCAATGACCTCGCCCAGCGGGCGGATAAGGCGATCCGGGAAGCGGGCGCGATGCCGCAGATGTTTGGGACGATCACGATCAGTGATGGGATCTCCATGGGGACAGAGGGAATGAAGTATTCTCTAGTGTCGCGCGATGTGATCGCTGACTCTATCGAAACAGCCTGTAATGGTCAAAGCATGGATGCGGTACTGGCGATCGGGGGTTGTGACAAGAATATGCCAGGGGCAGTGTTGGCGATCGCCCGGATGAATATCCCCGCAATTTTTGTCTATGGTGGCACGATCAAGCCCGGCCATCTAGATGGCGAAGACCTCACCGTTGTGAGCGCCTTTGAAGCTGTCGGTGAATTTAGCGCCGGTAAGATCGACGAAGAAAGATTATTGGCCGTTGAGAAAAATGCCTGTCCAGGGGCCGGTTCCTGTGGCGGTATGTTTACGGCAAATACCATGTCCTCTGCTTTTGAAGCGATGGGAATTAGTTTGCCCTACTCTTCCACCATGGCCGCTGAGGATGAAGAAAAAGCCCTTAGTGCAGAAGAGTCGGCCCGGGTCTTGGTTAATGCAATTAAGAAGCAAATCCTGCCCAAGGACATCCTCACCCGCAAGGCTTTTGAAAATGCGATTTCTGTGATTATGGCGGTGGGCGGCTCCACAAACTCGGTGCTGCACCTGTTGGCGATCGCCAATACCATCGGCGTTGATCTCTCTATCGATGACTTTGAGACTATCCGCCAGCGAGTTCCTGTCATCTGCGACCTCAAACCCTCCGGCCGCTATGTAGCCACCGATCTCCACAAAGTAGGCGGCATTCCCCAAGTGATGAAGATCCTCCTGGAGCATGGTCTGCTCCACGGCGATTGCCTCACCATCACAGGCAAAACCATTGCCGAAACCCTCGCCGATGTTCCCAGTGAGCCCTCCCCTGATCAAGATGTGATCCGCCAGTGGGACAACCCCATGTACAAACAGGGTCACCTCGCTGTCCTCAAAGGAAACCTCGCCGAAGAAGGCTCCGTTGCTAAAATTAGCGGCGTGAAAAATCCTCGCATTACTGGCCCTGCCCGAGTTTTTGAGTCCGAAGAGGAATGTCTCGATGCGATCCTCGCCGGAAAAATTGTTGCGGGGGATGTGGTGATCGTTCGCTATGAAGGCCCGAAAGGTGGCCCTGGAATGCGGGAAATGCTCGCCCCCACCTCGGCGATCATTGGTGCTGGCCTTGGGGATAAAGTTGGCCTAATTACAGATGGTCGTTTTTCTGGCGGTTCCTACGGCTTAGTTGTCGGTCACGTGGCCCCGGAAGCGTTTGTGGGCGGTAATATTGCCCTCGTAGAAGAAGGGGATAGCATCACCATTGATGCCCACGAAAAACTGCTACAAATCAATGTTTCTGATGAGGAACTGGCAAAACGTCGCACCGCTTGGAAACCCCGTGAACCCCGTTATAAGCGTGGTGTCCTTGGGAAGTATGCCAAGATTGTTTCTAGCAGCAGTAAAGGCGCGGTAACAGATATTGACCTTTTCTAAGCTCAAAAAATAAATGAATTTGATCTCCGTGTTGTTTTTTCAACCGGAGATTTTTTATTGAACATTATTGATAAAAAATTACAAAATCTCCAAGATTCTTTAAGGTGTATGGACGAAGAATAATACATCGTACTTACAACATAAAGGGGGTTTATTTTTATTGGTGTGGTAAGCAGAACTCTAAAAGATCGGTTTTCAGTACATTTATAGTCAAAAAAGCTTTTACAGCATAGAGTACGATGGTAAGTACAAAAATATTAGCTCAGCAATCAAATGTATAACCTTCAGAAATATTTAGAGGAAGCAAAACAACATAGTCTTCAGGAGCGCTTAGAAGAATTACAACAAAAGTTAGGTAATAAATTTGAATATCGACATACTACAGAAGATTTTGGACGGCACTTAATTATTGAGATTTCAAAAGAGAATTTTCTAGACCATAGTACAACTAGAGTAAAGTTAAGATTCAACGAGCGCTCTGTGCGAAATACAGTCCCTTTTGATAAAATTGAAGAATGTAGAATATTTCTCAACTCAGGAGTTGATTTAAGTAGAGAAATTACTATTAATTGACAAGATAAAAACTTTGGCTTTTTACATCTGTTGATTATGCATTATTAGAACGCACTATCTTAACTTGGCTAGGGAATCACTGTTTCAAGACAGAGAATAAACGATGTTAAACTGTGAATATATTTGACATGGGGCAAAAGATGACGGCGTTAACTTCTCCAGAGATATCATTACAAGATTTTTTAGCACGTCTTGAAACAAAACCTGCAAGCGAATATATCAATGGTGCCATCTATCAAAAGCCGATGCCAAAGGGAAAACATAGCCGTCTTCAATTAAAGCTCTGCAATCAAATTAACGCCACCACCGAAGCGAATCAGATTGCCTATGCTTTCCCAGAGTTGCGCTGCAGTTTTGGCGATCGCTCTATTGTTCCTGATATTGCAGTGTTCCAGTGGTCGCGGATTCCTTTGGAAGTAGATGGTGAAGTCCCAGATAATTTCCTGCTATGTCCAGATTGGACAATCGAAATTCTTTCTCCCGAACAAAGCCCGAATCGAGTCACCGGCAACATTTTGTACTGCTTAGAGCACGGTTGTCAGTTGGGATGGTTGGTTGATCCAGGTGATCGCTCGATTTTGATCTTTCAGCCTAATCAACAACCCCGACTGTTCACACAAGGGGATGTACTCACGGTTTTGCCTAATATTTCTTTATCCTTAACAGTCACCGAGGTGTTTAGTTGGCTAAAAATGGGGTCATAATCATTCTCTAATGTTTAATTTGCAAACAAAATAATTTTCCGTAAAAATTTTCAATCTTCATAAAAATCAATTATTCAGTTATTAAAGTAAAGCCTTGGCATTGAACTGTCGGGAGCTTAGTTATAAATTCATTGCAAAAAACAAATGATTACTCAGCACTAAATGGCCAATATCAAACAACTCCCTAATGATGTCATCCAATTGATTGCGGCTGGTGAAGTGATTGATTCCCTGGCGGCAGTGGTTCGGGAGTTGGCGGAAAATGCCATTGATGCGGGGGCAACTCGAATCGGGATTGAGATTAATCCGAAACTTTGGAAAATTTGCGTTACTGATAATGGTCATGGCATGGATCGGGCAGATTTATTGCTTTGTGCTACGCCCCACAGTACGAGCAAAATTGGCGATCGCCTAGATTTAGCCCAGATCAAAAGCCTCGGGTTTCGGGGAGAAGCACTCCATAGTATTGCCCAGGTCGCCACGTTAACTATCACCAGTTGCGTGTCAGGGCAACCGGGCCACCAAATTACCATTACCCAAGGCCGTTTATCAGAGCCAATCTTGCAGCCGATGGCGGCGGGGACGAGGGTAATGGTGACAGATATTTTTCAAAATTTTCCGGTGCGGCGACGGGCTTTACCAGCCATGGCCCAACAGCTAAAAGCCATCCAGCAGATCATCTATGATCTGGCGTTATGCCACCCAGAAATTACGTGGCAGGTTCATCAAAATCAACAAACTTGGTTTTATATTAGCCCTGGCAAGAATGCTCAGACAATTCTGCCCCAATTAATCAAAACAATCGTCCCTCAAGATTTAATTTATCGCCATTATCAAGCCAATCAATTCACCCCTAATCCGATCGAATCCTTAACGAATAGCAAACTGGAAATAACCTTGGGTTTGCCAGACCGCTGTCATCGCCATCAAGCCGACTGGCTAAAGCTTGGAATCAATGGCCGGATTGTCAAATTTCCAGTTCTTGAACAGTCAATTAATAAAGCATTTCATCGCACTCTGCCCCGCGATCGCCATCCCGTTTGCTTTGTTCACCTGCATTTGCCACCAGAACAGATCGACTGGAATCGTCACCCAGCCAAAAGTGAAATTTATTTGCAAGACCAATCAGTTTGGTCAGACATTATTTATCAGGCGATCGCCCAGAGTTTAAACCTCAGTGAAATTCATTTACCAGGATATGAAAATCAGCGGGTAACAAATTTAATTCAAGCCGCCGAAAAACAAGAGTTTTACTCAGTTGATGTGCCGTCTGAAAATGCTGAAATTAAATCTAAAATTCCAGATCAAAAGAAGCTCGTTGTCATTGGGCAAGCACGCAACACTTATATTCTTGTTGAGCATCCCGATGGTATTTGGCTTGTGGAGCAACATATTGCTGATGAGCGGGCAATTTACGAAGAATTACAAAAAAACTGGCAACTAATCCCCTTAGAAAAACCCCTTTTACTTAACAATTTATCCCCAAAACAAGTTGCGCAGCTAGTAGACCATCTTGGCCTTGAGCTGGAGGCCTTTGGTGATAATCTTTGGCGGGTCAATACTCTGCCCAAAGCGTTAATCAGTAATGCTGATCCAGCGGCAGTTTTACTGGATTTGAGTCGGGGGGGTGATCTAGATGCAGCTCAGGTGGCGATCGCCTGTCGCACCGCAGTGCGTAATGGTACACCCCTCACCTTAAATCAAATGCAGACGATTATTGATCGCTGGCAAAATACCCAAAACCCAGGAACCTGTCCCCATGGCCGCCCCATTTATCTGGCCCTTGAAGAAACTTCGTTGTATCGTTTTTTCCGTCGCCATTGGGTCTTGGGCAAAAGTCATGGTATTACTGAATCATAACTTATGTTTATATTGACTCTTAATCCATGCTAAATCTTGAAAATATTTTTGTCAGTGCAGCACAAATGCAACAGATTGAAACAGAAATTTTCAAGCAGGGAATGCCCGTGGCTGCGTTGATGGAAAAAGCAGCTGGCTTAATTAGTCAATATCTTCAAAAAAATTACCCAAAGCAAAATTACAAAAAAATCAGTATTTTAGTGGGGTCTGGTCACAATGGTGGTGATGCTTTAGTCGTTGCTAGAGAATTATATTTTTTGGGTTATCAAGTACTACTATGGCGGCCTTCAGGAAAACTCAAATCTCTCACCCAAAACCATTGGGATTATGCACAATTTCTGGGTATCACCCACACCAAAGATTTAGACATCTTTCTGGATTGCGATTTAATTGTTGATGGCTTATTTGGCTTTGGCTTAACGCGACCAATTACGGGAGATTTTGCCCTACTTATTGATGAGGTCAATGAGTCTGCTCGACCGATTGTCAGTATTGATCTTCCTTCTGGGCTACACACAGATACAGGCGCAGTGCTAGGGGCGGCAATTCAAGCAACAGAAAGCCTTTGTTTGGGGCTCTGGAAACGAGCCTATGGCCAAGAACAAGCTTTACCTTATCTAGGAAAAATTTGTCGTTTAGATTTTGGTATTCCGCCTCAAATTGTGGCGGACAATCTGTCTATTAAACAGATGATTCAGGGGGTTTCCCAAGACATCCTACAGCACTATCTACCCCTGGAGCGATCGCCTTTGACCCATAAATATCAGCAGGGTCATTTATTACTGATTGGCGGCTCCCAAACTTACTTAGGGAGTATCCTACTGGCCGCTTTGGGGGCGCGGGCTACTGGGGTGGGAATGTTGACTGTGGCCGTGCCAGAATCTTTAAAATTGCTTATTGTCGCCCAGCTGCCAGAAGCGCTCGTGATTGGCTGCCCAGAAGATGACACCGGGGCGATCGCCCAGCTACCAAGCTTGGATTTTTCTTGTTACCAGGCGGTGGCCTGTGGCTGCGGTCTCACCCTGGCGGGGGCCGCTAACCTGATGCCCGATCTAATGCCGAGGGAAGTTCCCCTTGTCCTTGATGCCGATGCCCTCAATTGGCTAGCAGAAGAGGATCTAGAAGTGATCCAGAGCCGTAATTTGCCCACGATTTTAACTCCCCACCTCGGTGAATTTAAACGATTGTTTCTCGATCAAATTCCCATCACCCCAGACCGTATCCAGATGGCCCAGGCTGCGGCCCAACTCACGGGGGCGATCGCCCTACTCAAGGGGGCGAAAACAATCATCGCGCGGCCTGATAGCACCACCTACTGCATCGCAGAAAGTACCCCAGCCCTAGCCCGTGGTGGGAGTGGTGATGTACTGCTCGGAATTATCGGTGGTCTTCTCGCCCAACAACCCGGACATCCCCTAGAGGTGGCCGCCGCCGCCGCTTGGTGGCATGCCCAAGCTGGTATTTTGGCGGCCCAACAACGAACGATCGCTGGTGTTGACGGAGTTACCCTTGCCAAATTTCTCCCCAAAGTTTTGCACAAACTCCCCCTGTAGCATCTTCCCTTGAGGACAATGCCAAAAGCCTGACAATTTATATAGATCTTGGGTGAATTTCTCCCCCGAACCTTTTGAGGGGAGTTAGGGGAGGATTTATCCCAAGAGAGAACCAAGAGTGGGACGCCCTCAAGAGAACATCGAAAAGGGAGAGTACCTTGGTAGAGAGCTGACAAAGGCGGAATGACTTTGGCCTTGATCCCAAGAAAATAGGCGATTAAGGCACTTGGAAAGAAATAAATTGATTTTCCGGGACGAAGCTATGGTACTCTCCATCGTCGGCCAGAATCGCAATTAAATTGAGGGTATAGTCCGGCTTTACCTGGAGTACATCCCAGGGTACAGACAGCTCCAAACAATCCCGATACGCCATCTTTGAGTGGGTCATCCGGGGCCGCCACTGGCCATAGTCGATCGCCTCCTCAAACCAAATCGACTGGGTCACGAGGTTAATGCCGATGTGATGGCGGAATAAATAATTTAAAGGCGCCTGGTCTGGCATGCTGGCGATCGGTGCTGGACTAATGGCGCAGTTAACCCCAGGGTAAAACCACAGGAGGTGCAATTCAGCCGGCAGTTCTTCCCCCCACTTGATGCCCCGCTTGAGATCAAAGCGGAGATAAAAATTAAGGTGATCCCAACCATAAAACAGCCGTTGGAGGGCGCTGCTTTGGTGCATCGTTCCCCGGGCACCGCCAATCTCGACACAACCGGCTTTGTCCCAATCCTGTTCGTCACCAACCCCATCGATGATGGGGTGAATAAAGCTTTCTGGATGATGTTCCCGTTGTCTTGTATGGTCTTCAATCGGTTGTAAAACCTCTGGGGGAATAGGCTCATTGAGGGCTTTATAGATGCCAGCGACATGCTCCCGGAAGAGCTGGTCAAACATCGCATCTTGGTTGGAAGAGTGACCTTCTCCAAACCACCAAAACCAGTCAGAGCCTTCGGCTGCATAAAGAGATTCCCAAGCTTCGGGGTTGGTGATTTCGGTCGCTTCGGGGTGATCGGCTAACATTTGCCGGGCTTTAGTGAGCATGTCCCAGGCACGATTTTTCGCCGGATCGCCAATCCAGGTGGTAAAGCTACCGTCAACCCAGGAGCCGCTATGGAGCTGGTGACTGGGGATGGTCGCAGTCGGTGGAAACTGCTCGATGTATTCAGAAACGGTGACCAACTCTAGCTGGCGGTTAGCACTGAGTTTTTCATAAAGGGAAGTGAGGAAGGGAATGCCATCTCTTTCATAAAATTCCCAACAGTTTTCGCCATCGAGGGCAATGGTGACGAGATAGGGCTCTTGGAGGGCGGCATGTTCTTCTTTTTGGTGGTGGCGCAGATTTCGGGCGATCGCCTCCAGGTGACCGACCAAATCGCTGGCGGCGGCTTCTGGATCCATACCGCTGTAGGTAAAGCCCACGAGGTCAGAAAGGCGGTGATCCCGAAAAACGATCGCCAAATCTCCATGGTCGGTTTCTAGGCGATAGGGCTGGTACATTTTTTCAGGTTCGTAGACGTTGCCCACTTCATCCCGGTGGAAGAAATGCTTCAGGCTCCACCCCAGCACCGCCTCATCGGAGCAGATCCACTTAAACCCAGCGGCGGCGATCGGGTTGAGCACCTCTGGGCTTACAGATTGCTCTGAGGGCCAGAGGCCACGTACTTCCCGGCCAAAACGCTCCCGGTACATTTCCTTAGCGCGGTTGAGGTGGCGGGGGATATCTTCGCCCCACTGGAAGCGTTCTTGGGGCAATTCCATCTTGGGCACGGCGACCCGCCCGGAATTAGTATCAGCAAGGAGCGGCAGAATTGGGTGGGTATAAGGAGTCGTCGTTACCTCTA
The nucleotide sequence above comes from [Synechococcus] sp. NIES-970. Encoded proteins:
- a CDS encoding site-specific DNA-methyltransferase; the protein is MAIDLFAGAGGLSLGLEQAGFDVVAAVEIDPIHACVHQYNFPQCHVLAQPIEKVSGKDIRTLVGLTSEQSIELVAGGAPCQGFSLIGQRLLDDPRNHLVKEYLRLIKELEPTYFLFENVKGLTAGKHRQFLEELIRSLETLGYRVVQPWQVLNAKFFGVPQSRERLFLMGAKEGEALPHYPVPTTSQPITCGEALGDLPDAELFRELIDSDEVDFIYPQPLGNYGAMLRCLSREAWQWGYQRQWDREKLTNSIRTNHSDRARQRFLETAPGSIEKVSRFLKLSRHGIANTLRAGTDAARGAFTSPRPIHYQFPRCITVREMARLHGFPDWFRLHRTKWHGARQIGNSVPPPLAYAIASAIMAASRYTPQRPNQVLTLGDPQLLKTTMSTASHYWGIEPPIQKRNRRNRDLPAHRSA
- a CDS encoding hypothetical protein (conserved hypothetical protein) — protein: MPKTLIFYSKPGCHLCEGLAEKLAQVSSLPYQLEMRDITTNSEWFARYQYEIPVLCLLENGIEKELPRFAPRLAVAKLEEKLAQYLA
- a CDS encoding hypothetical protein (conserved hypothetical protein), whose translation is MKFIDSHRLIPLASLAMGCSLAMMPPVSAQPEAIQDNISDLRPLQGSSILSMAGASRVMDEAIAAISAQDYDVAVTKLQEARQVYNQLSNFHLDLANSFQGLDNTVHNAERRAAIAAGEMRDTATYRLALVHRAQEKPELAVPLLIQVIRSQTPTSDLGERAYQQLLEIGFVTNEFTRPQF
- the hspA gene encoding small heat shock protein, which gives rise to MSLVRFSPFSELETVQTQMNRFLDELAAWPGEHRFPWRPSIELLNGDNILTLKAALPGITVEDIDVQLTRESVHLTGEYKYETEREDAGCYHSEFRYGKFERTVALPVAIDPENVTAEFKDGILTLTMPKASPVTQKTVKLQLGKSTAEKAPEKDSE
- a CDS encoding hypothetical protein (conserved hypothetical protein) encodes the protein MVGRIIAASKTKMRQIVGPGNGSSAVQSMHNWQEPMDMSLETNQAIATADMELSGELEVLEQQIFDFFAQELQAKSLGAFLSLFQAFFIDHNEAQLPERLRELGAQMMLENQHAGFIRVLKRCCYLFIEACFLEDKPEQIRQIVQLLMLPPEQTGAASASITHARFRDWLRGCVHSGECRVFRALAPSSETNPYAWGDRYIMFTLFAQSIDPDVSPEQQRASGMLYQFFRARYRFQLAMYLSTQGNMTPSGVVTKNPTLIEDVTLNLIRRLVLRKKPSYPELATQFTAQITNQTLASWQTQFIDYLFSGMTSPRRLKWLPEKFTQYLKQRYPHGEMIHLEPAVVNHISMNLIDYLLDPSCLQDLSHPLPVLMIQREYLTLSILLLKLVLLAPENHGRLLWRLNILLEQYREHPKAECQWLRGFFETIQVVLVLVLPSPRSCPMVTASGL
- the ilvD gene encoding dihydroxy-acid dehydratase — protein: MSDNRRSRVVTEGHQRSPNRAMLRAVGFGDDDFTKPIVGLANGYSTITPCNMGINDLAQRADKAIREAGAMPQMFGTITISDGISMGTEGMKYSLVSRDVIADSIETACNGQSMDAVLAIGGCDKNMPGAVLAIARMNIPAIFVYGGTIKPGHLDGEDLTVVSAFEAVGEFSAGKIDEERLLAVEKNACPGAGSCGGMFTANTMSSAFEAMGISLPYSSTMAAEDEEKALSAEESARVLVNAIKKQILPKDILTRKAFENAISVIMAVGGSTNSVLHLLAIANTIGVDLSIDDFETIRQRVPVICDLKPSGRYVATDLHKVGGIPQVMKILLEHGLLHGDCLTITGKTIAETLADVPSEPSPDQDVIRQWDNPMYKQGHLAVLKGNLAEEGSVAKISGVKNPRITGPARVFESEEECLDAILAGKIVAGDVVIVRYEGPKGGPGMREMLAPTSAIIGAGLGDKVGLITDGRFSGGSYGLVVGHVAPEAFVGGNIALVEEGDSITIDAHEKLLQINVSDEELAKRRTAWKPREPRYKRGVLGKYAKIVSSSSKGAVTDIDLF
- a CDS encoding hypothetical protein (conserved hypothetical protein (DUF820)); translation: MTALTSPEISLQDFLARLETKPASEYINGAIYQKPMPKGKHSRLQLKLCNQINATTEANQIAYAFPELRCSFGDRSIVPDIAVFQWSRIPLEVDGEVPDNFLLCPDWTIEILSPEQSPNRVTGNILYCLEHGCQLGWLVDPGDRSILIFQPNQQPRLFTQGDVLTVLPNISLSLTVTEVFSWLKMGS